Proteins from a single region of Electrophorus electricus isolate fEleEle1 chromosome 5, fEleEle1.pri, whole genome shotgun sequence:
- the pxdc1b gene encoding PX domain-containing protein 1 isoform X2 has protein sequence MASAVFEGTSLVNMFVKDCWVNGIRRLIISQRGEEEDFFEIRTEWSDRNVLYLHRSYSDLGRLFKRLLECFPEDRQYLSKSPFIEGLVKIKEAKDIEVKLNEVERLMKSTINMSWKFSRSEVVLTFFERSPLDQVLRNDNIHKIQPCFQSPVKISETIVFDENVPQDKERPSSTDSAQHSYDDDGKECVSVEQDLSDDDPEAYVTNLSYYHLVPFETDILE, from the exons ATGGCATCGGCGGTTTTTGAGGGAACGTCTCTGGTCAACATGTTCGTGAAAGACTGCTGGGTTAACGGAATTCGAAGGCTAATCATAAGTCAACGAGGGGAGGAAGAAGACTTCTTTGAAATAAGGACCGAGTGGTCGGACAGAAATGTTCTGTATTTACACAGAAGTTATTCGGATTTGGGACGACTTTTTAAAAGACTACTGGAATGTTTTCCGGAAGACAGACAATATTTGTCGAAATCCCCTTTTATAGAAG GCCTCGTGAAGATTAAAGAAGCGAAAGACATTGAGGTCAAGCTGAACGAGGTGGAGAGGCTCATGAAGAGCACCATCAACATGTCATGGAAG TTCTCCAGGTCTGAGGTTGTCTTAACGTTCTTTGAACGTTCACCACTAGATCAAGTGCTGAGAAATGACAACATCCACAAGATACAACCATGTTTTCAGAGCCCGGTCAAAATTTCAG AGACTATTGTATTTGATGAGAACGTTCCTCAGGATAAGGAGAGACCCTCTTCTACAGACTCAGCCCAACATTC GTATGACGACGACGggaaagagtgtgtgtctgttgaacAGGACCTCAGTGACGATGACCCAGAGGCCTATGTCACCAACTTGTCCTACTACCACCTTGTGCCCTTTGAGACAGATATCTTGGAGTGA
- the pxdc1b gene encoding PX domain-containing protein 1 isoform X1: MASAVFEGTSLVNMFVKDCWVNGIRRLIISQRGEEEDFFEIRTEWSDRNVLYLHRSYSDLGRLFKRLLECFPEDRQYLSKSPFIEGLVKIKEAKDIEVKLNEVERLMKSTINMSWKFSRSEVVLTFFERSPLDQVLRNDNIHKIQPCFQSPVKISEIMRSNGFCLANTETIVFDENVPQDKERPSSTDSAQHSYDDDGKECVSVEQDLSDDDPEAYVTNLSYYHLVPFETDILE, from the exons ATGGCATCGGCGGTTTTTGAGGGAACGTCTCTGGTCAACATGTTCGTGAAAGACTGCTGGGTTAACGGAATTCGAAGGCTAATCATAAGTCAACGAGGGGAGGAAGAAGACTTCTTTGAAATAAGGACCGAGTGGTCGGACAGAAATGTTCTGTATTTACACAGAAGTTATTCGGATTTGGGACGACTTTTTAAAAGACTACTGGAATGTTTTCCGGAAGACAGACAATATTTGTCGAAATCCCCTTTTATAGAAG GCCTCGTGAAGATTAAAGAAGCGAAAGACATTGAGGTCAAGCTGAACGAGGTGGAGAGGCTCATGAAGAGCACCATCAACATGTCATGGAAG TTCTCCAGGTCTGAGGTTGTCTTAACGTTCTTTGAACGTTCACCACTAGATCAAGTGCTGAGAAATGACAACATCCACAAGATACAACCATGTTTTCAGAGCCCGGTCAAAATTTCAG AAATTATGAGGTCTAATGGGTTCTGTCTGGCAAACACAGAGACTATTGTATTTGATGAGAACGTTCCTCAGGATAAGGAGAGACCCTCTTCTACAGACTCAGCCCAACATTC GTATGACGACGACGggaaagagtgtgtgtctgttgaacAGGACCTCAGTGACGATGACCCAGAGGCCTATGTCACCAACTTGTCCTACTACCACCTTGTGCCCTTTGAGACAGATATCTTGGAGTGA